From a region of the Streptomyces venezuelae genome:
- a CDS encoding helix-turn-helix domain-containing protein produces the protein MDEKPSPHQAVLDEVAPRLRRLRARRGLTLAALSETTGISKSTLSRLESGQRRPSLELLLPLAAAYQVPLDDLVGAPEVGDPRVRLTPRTLPNGGTAVPLTRGPGPLQAYKMLIPDRGGEPEPRTHEGYEWLYVLEGRLRLVLAEHDLVLGPGEAAEFDTRLPHWFTSADGRPVEILSLFGRQGERMHVRAKPRA, from the coding sequence ATGGACGAGAAGCCATCCCCCCACCAGGCGGTCCTCGACGAGGTCGCCCCCCGGCTCCGACGGCTGCGCGCCCGACGCGGACTGACCCTGGCCGCGCTCTCCGAGACGACCGGCATCTCGAAGAGCACCCTGTCCCGGCTGGAGTCCGGGCAGCGCCGCCCCAGCCTGGAACTCCTGCTGCCGCTCGCGGCCGCGTACCAGGTGCCTCTGGACGACCTGGTGGGCGCCCCCGAAGTGGGCGATCCCCGGGTGCGGCTGACCCCCCGCACCCTCCCGAACGGAGGCACGGCCGTGCCGCTGACCCGTGGTCCGGGCCCCCTCCAGGCGTACAAGATGCTCATCCCCGACCGCGGCGGTGAGCCGGAACCGCGGACCCACGAGGGATACGAGTGGCTGTACGTGCTGGAGGGGCGGCTGCGCCTGGTCCTCGCCGAGCACGACCTGGTGCTCGGCCCCGGCGAGGCCGCCGAGTTCGACACCCGGCTGCCCCACTGGTTCACCAGCGCGGACGGGCGGCCGGTGGAGATCCTCAGCCTCTTCGGGCGGCAGGGCGAGCGCATGCACGTCCGCGCGAAGCCCCGCGCGTGA
- a CDS encoding GNAT family N-acetyltransferase, giving the protein MSPLITPAVRADIAELRQLYYAVYGPHYPVALGTDPAEMARLIADPHSLWLVTRCAGTGALTASAAIHGEAGSRTGRLEGIAVHPEHRSAGLAAALTEALCAAMLDTGRLDSVYATVRTVSAGPQRVVLRNGFRPLGILPNAVDLSSRESLALYARHAAGVLDRRIPVAEVPAPLLPLLRTSESALGIDYPGVRAATGPLPAPAAHAAAERLEVIEAPAFVRRRFRERFPGAEGWFYPLHTPNVLLTPEDGRFEVYAYLNRAGGYASLLTAHPDPAAAASHLEPVTRALARAGAGYVEALVPLAHHEALSAFLAQGFIAGALYPAMRADGDGFHDYAVLSRSGERIDFRGVAVEPPLQPYLDCYVSAWASTHLPTSSEVAS; this is encoded by the coding sequence ATGAGCCCCCTGATCACACCGGCCGTCCGCGCGGACATCGCCGAACTGCGCCAGCTCTACTACGCCGTCTACGGTCCGCACTACCCCGTGGCCCTCGGCACCGACCCCGCCGAGATGGCCCGGCTCATCGCCGACCCGCACTCCCTGTGGCTCGTCACCCGATGCGCCGGAACCGGGGCCCTGACCGCGTCCGCCGCCATCCACGGCGAGGCGGGCAGCCGCACCGGCCGCCTGGAAGGCATCGCCGTGCACCCCGAGCACCGCTCGGCCGGCCTGGCCGCCGCCCTCACCGAGGCCCTGTGCGCCGCGATGCTGGACACGGGCCGCCTGGACTCGGTGTACGCGACCGTACGCACCGTCAGTGCGGGTCCCCAGCGCGTCGTCCTGCGCAACGGCTTCCGCCCGCTGGGCATCCTGCCCAACGCCGTGGATCTCAGCAGCCGCGAAAGCCTCGCACTCTACGCGCGTCACGCCGCCGGAGTGCTCGACCGGCGGATCCCCGTCGCCGAAGTGCCCGCCCCGCTGCTGCCGTTGCTGCGCACGTCCGAGTCCGCGCTCGGCATCGACTACCCCGGGGTCCGGGCCGCCACCGGTCCGCTCCCGGCCCCCGCAGCGCACGCGGCGGCCGAACGGCTGGAGGTGATCGAGGCACCGGCCTTTGTCCGCCGCCGGTTCCGCGAGCGGTTCCCGGGCGCCGAGGGCTGGTTCTACCCGCTGCACACCCCGAACGTGCTGCTCACCCCCGAGGACGGCCGGTTCGAGGTCTACGCCTACCTCAACCGCGCCGGCGGGTACGCGTCCCTGCTGACGGCCCATCCCGACCCGGCCGCCGCCGCGTCCCACCTCGAACCCGTCACCCGGGCCCTGGCCCGCGCGGGCGCCGGCTACGTCGAGGCCCTGGTGCCACTCGCCCACCACGAGGCCCTCTCGGCCTTCCTCGCCCAGGGGTTCATCGCCGGGGCCCTCTACCCCGCCATGCGCGCGGACGGCGACGGCTTCCACGACTACGCCGTCCTGTCCCGTTCCGGCGAACGGATCGACTTCCGCGGCGTCGCCGTCGAACCACCCCTCCAGCCGTACCTGGACTGCTACGTGTCGGCCTGGGCGTCGACACACCTGCCCACATCATCCGAGGTTGCCTCATGA
- a CDS encoding MFS transporter, which translates to MSPHRDSATGHRQHRTGGEGGTPSAGAHRPPVRWALAGLSLSVLLSSLGTGIAHAGLPTLAQVFSASFQEVQWIVLAYLLAVTALVVGAGRLGDLVGRRRLLLAGISLFTVASVLCAAAPTLWLLIAARAAQGLGAAVLTALTMAFVGETVPKERTGSAMGLLGTMSAVGTALGPSLGGALLAGFGWRALFLVNVPLGIAAFLLSHRHLPADRREPSADRARFDHLGTLLLALTLAAYALAMTLGDGRFGPLNTALLLGAVFGAALFVRAEARTASPLVQRSLLRDPVIGAGLASGALVSTVMMATLVVGPFYLSRTLGLDEAPVGLVLSVGPLVAGVTGVPAGRLADRFGGRRTALLGLLAMTAGAVSLSVAPASLGVLGYVVPLAVVTSGYAVFQTANNTAVMADAGPDRRGVVSGMLGLSRNLGLVTGASLMGAVFAHASASAGAVATGMRSTYLVAAALILAALAAVAAAGRIQAGPAGDQAARYPADGGRGPA; encoded by the coding sequence ATGAGCCCACACCGTGATTCCGCGACCGGACACCGACAGCACCGCACCGGCGGCGAGGGCGGGACGCCGTCCGCCGGTGCCCACCGGCCCCCGGTCCGGTGGGCGCTCGCCGGTCTCTCCCTGTCCGTACTGCTGTCCTCGCTCGGCACCGGCATCGCGCACGCCGGCCTGCCGACCCTGGCGCAGGTGTTCTCCGCGTCGTTCCAGGAGGTCCAGTGGATCGTCCTCGCCTATCTCCTCGCCGTCACCGCCCTGGTCGTGGGCGCCGGGCGCCTCGGCGACCTCGTCGGCCGCCGGCGGCTGCTCCTGGCGGGCATCTCCTTGTTCACCGTGGCCTCGGTGCTGTGCGCGGCCGCGCCCACGCTCTGGCTGCTGATCGCCGCCCGGGCGGCCCAGGGTCTGGGAGCCGCCGTGCTGACGGCCCTCACCATGGCGTTCGTGGGTGAGACGGTCCCGAAGGAGCGGACGGGCAGCGCCATGGGGCTGCTCGGCACCATGTCCGCGGTGGGAACCGCTCTCGGTCCGTCGCTGGGCGGGGCCCTGCTCGCCGGATTCGGCTGGCGGGCGCTCTTCCTCGTCAACGTGCCGCTGGGCATCGCGGCGTTCCTGCTCTCCCACCGGCATCTGCCCGCCGACCGGCGGGAACCCAGCGCCGACCGGGCCCGGTTCGACCACCTGGGGACCCTGCTGCTCGCGCTGACCCTCGCCGCCTACGCGCTCGCGATGACCCTCGGTGACGGCCGGTTCGGCCCGCTCAACACGGCGCTCCTGCTCGGCGCCGTCTTCGGGGCCGCCCTCTTCGTACGCGCCGAGGCGCGGACTGCTTCTCCCCTGGTCCAGCGCTCGCTCCTGCGGGATCCGGTGATCGGTGCGGGCCTCGCCTCGGGTGCGCTCGTGTCGACGGTGATGATGGCGACGCTGGTGGTCGGCCCGTTCTACCTCTCCCGGACCCTCGGGCTCGACGAGGCCCCGGTCGGACTCGTCCTGTCGGTCGGTCCGCTGGTGGCCGGGGTGACCGGGGTGCCGGCCGGGCGTCTCGCGGACCGGTTCGGCGGACGGCGCACGGCCCTGCTGGGGCTCCTGGCGATGACGGCCGGGGCCGTCAGCCTGTCCGTGGCTCCGGCTTCGCTCGGCGTCCTCGGGTACGTCGTTCCGCTCGCGGTCGTGACCTCGGGCTACGCGGTGTTCCAGACGGCCAACAACACCGCCGTCATGGCGGACGCCGGCCCGGACCGCCGGGGCGTCGTCTCCGGCATGCTCGGCCTCTCCCGCAACCTCGGCCTCGTCACCGGCGCGTCCCTCATGGGCGCCGTGTTCGCGCACGCCTCGGCGTCGGCCGGAGCCGTGGCCACCGGGATGCGGTCCACCTACCTCGTCGCGGCGGCCCTGATCCTGGCCGCGCTCGCCGCCGTCGCCGCGGCGGGCCGTATTCAGGCCGGTCCGGCCGGTGATCAGGCCGCCCGATACCCGGCGGACGGTGGCAGGGGACCGGCGTAG
- a CDS encoding MFS transporter produces MTAAPTAGPVGPATTESEGQPRTGTTAPAPAPAPAPAPSRRRRAPLVLRNRAFGAVWVGQVLTQASVRMFQVGVSWWIVAYAVPGARGLASGLFMAVCTLPAVALAPVVARAVARFAHRSVLRTAAAAAGAASATLALWAYGGGLPLTSVYAAGLALATCQAFFDPCLTTSVPELVDDADIETATGFELSTQSLAGLAGALLGALTVDRAGLAGLSAGCAAAYLGAAVLVASARFRTVAADGADGADGAAAPPRQRPLRRILAELPAVRRILVCFTAANLFTAAVFVVIPLYTRSVLNGGGATVALLEASLGTGALVGAFTGTRVPGRPTVAGAWCLGLMALALALPGLFAQRPVIAGCLAVAGWCAGAVSVRFVALFQRMVPTADKPGFFAVMQAVLGASLPVASLVFGSAGDVLSPQTLCLVQGIGLLPAACALALLGSRTPGPAMTEPAGGTR; encoded by the coding sequence ATGACCGCCGCACCCACGGCCGGCCCGGTCGGCCCGGCCACAACGGAGTCCGAGGGACAGCCGCGGACCGGAACCACGGCACCGGCACCGGCACCGGCACCGGCACCGGCACCGTCCCGGCGTCGCCGCGCTCCGCTGGTCCTGCGCAACCGTGCCTTCGGCGCCGTATGGGTCGGGCAGGTCCTCACCCAGGCCTCCGTGCGCATGTTCCAGGTCGGCGTGTCCTGGTGGATCGTCGCCTACGCCGTACCCGGAGCACGGGGGCTGGCCTCGGGGCTGTTCATGGCGGTCTGCACGCTGCCCGCCGTGGCGCTGGCGCCCGTCGTGGCCCGTGCCGTCGCCAGGTTCGCGCACCGTTCGGTGCTGCGGACCGCCGCCGCCGCGGCCGGGGCCGCCTCGGCCACCCTGGCCCTGTGGGCGTACGGCGGCGGCCTGCCGCTCACCTCCGTGTACGCGGCCGGTCTCGCCCTGGCCACCTGCCAGGCGTTCTTCGACCCCTGTCTGACCACCTCGGTCCCCGAACTCGTCGACGATGCCGACATCGAGACGGCCACCGGCTTCGAGCTGTCGACCCAGTCGCTGGCCGGCCTCGCGGGAGCGCTGCTCGGCGCGCTGACCGTCGACCGTGCCGGCCTGGCCGGACTGTCCGCCGGCTGCGCGGCCGCCTACCTCGGCGCCGCCGTGCTCGTCGCGAGCGCCCGGTTCCGTACCGTCGCCGCGGACGGCGCGGACGGCGCGGACGGCGCGGCGGCACCGCCCCGGCAGCGCCCGCTCCGCCGCATCCTGGCCGAACTGCCCGCCGTACGGCGGATCCTGGTCTGCTTCACCGCGGCGAACCTGTTCACCGCTGCCGTGTTCGTCGTCATCCCCCTGTACACCCGGTCCGTCCTGAACGGCGGGGGCGCCACCGTGGCCCTGCTGGAAGCCTCCCTGGGCACCGGCGCGCTCGTCGGCGCCTTCACCGGCACCCGCGTGCCCGGGCGGCCCACGGTCGCCGGCGCCTGGTGCCTCGGCCTGATGGCCCTCGCGCTGGCGCTGCCCGGGCTGTTCGCGCAGCGCCCGGTCATCGCGGGCTGCCTGGCCGTGGCCGGCTGGTGCGCCGGGGCGGTCAGCGTGCGCTTCGTCGCCCTGTTCCAGCGGATGGTGCCCACAGCCGACAAGCCCGGCTTCTTCGCCGTGATGCAGGCCGTCCTGGGTGCCTCCCTGCCGGTGGCGTCCCTGGTGTTCGGGTCCGCCGGCGACGTCCTCTCCCCGCAGACGCTCTGCCTCGTGCAGGGCATCGGTCTGCTCCCGGCTGCCTGCGCGCTGGCCCTTCTCGGTTCCCGTACGCCCGGCCCGGCCATGACGGAACCCGCCGGAGGCACGCGATGA
- a CDS encoding acyl-CoA reductase, producing MTVSVHHHYWQGEFIGDEEAGRRLAGLPDVVETALAEGLETETVLAACEALSAALYDPGHPVRARLAAHLPEGEDPAVLAELGGLLGRRELTRKLRRELGGATPGRLNRADPRETVYEAWAPVGMVAHIAPGNAATVAPLSIVEGLLAGNVNVLKTSGDDTLLTQHLMAELAALDPSGALAARIVVLRFPSSRQEWLRLMCAPADAVAVWGGEAAVEGVAAHVPAGCRLVEWGHRISFAYLTADAWSDAGTLDALADDVCLYEQEACSSPQVVYLDTEDEDEVFAFAERLASVLATRPPAAAAAAAGEPDPAEAAELTTTELMARLEEHLGLTRVFAAPDGSWRVLADTRSPLTASPLHRSVWVKPLPRKRLVATLRPMRRYLQTAGIAGSATDVAELARTALAAGVTRVTPVGSMLESYAGEPHDGVYALQRYSRRVAVQADPVAFATTACLDDLVRPVVLPRPTGPLVGKEDVQEPARRLARADAELYFRSGGSTGAPALSVFSYDDYDTQMHAAARGLLAAGYDPASDRTANLFYCGAMYGSFISFFSVLERLGGVQLPLSAGPDHRATAQALIDHGADTLFGMPSYLWQLLHAEEDALRAYGGLRKVFYGGEHFTEEQRRTLKDTFGIEVVHSITYGSTDLGPLGYQCTESSGGVHHLHADLHTMEILDLAEDRPVVPGETGRLVFTTHARRGQHLGRYVIGDLGREVPGRCPCGRHAPRFELRGRTGDVMRVATYFLNLRRFLDLAGEQGGHRGELQIRLDSAGARERLTVRVERTPASDPERLREVFLAGYPELRSAVAERLLDLVVEAVDGASLDRSATSGKLLAVVDARR from the coding sequence GTGACCGTGAGCGTGCACCACCACTACTGGCAGGGCGAGTTCATCGGCGACGAGGAGGCCGGCCGGCGGCTCGCCGGACTGCCGGACGTCGTTGAGACCGCGCTCGCGGAGGGCCTGGAGACCGAGACCGTCCTGGCCGCGTGCGAGGCCCTCTCCGCAGCGCTGTACGATCCGGGCCATCCCGTACGGGCCCGGCTCGCCGCGCATCTGCCCGAGGGCGAGGACCCGGCCGTCCTGGCCGAGCTGGGCGGCCTCCTCGGCCGCCGGGAGCTGACCCGCAAGCTGCGCCGGGAACTGGGCGGCGCGACTCCGGGCCGGCTGAACCGGGCGGATCCGCGCGAGACGGTCTACGAGGCGTGGGCGCCCGTCGGGATGGTCGCCCACATCGCGCCGGGCAACGCCGCGACGGTCGCGCCGCTGAGCATCGTCGAAGGCCTGCTCGCCGGCAATGTCAACGTACTCAAGACCAGCGGCGACGACACCCTCCTGACCCAGCACCTGATGGCCGAGCTCGCGGCCCTGGACCCCAGCGGCGCACTCGCCGCGCGGATCGTCGTGCTGCGCTTCCCTTCCTCCCGGCAGGAGTGGCTGCGCCTGATGTGCGCGCCCGCGGACGCCGTCGCCGTGTGGGGCGGGGAGGCGGCCGTCGAAGGGGTGGCGGCCCACGTGCCGGCCGGCTGCCGGCTGGTGGAGTGGGGGCACCGGATCTCCTTCGCCTACCTGACGGCCGACGCCTGGTCGGACGCCGGGACGCTCGACGCCCTGGCGGACGACGTCTGCCTGTACGAACAGGAGGCGTGCTCCAGCCCCCAGGTGGTCTACCTCGACACCGAGGACGAGGACGAGGTGTTCGCTTTCGCCGAGCGCCTCGCCTCGGTCCTCGCCACCCGGCCGCCGGCCGCCGCCGCAGCTGCGGCGGGCGAGCCGGACCCGGCGGAGGCGGCCGAGCTGACCACCACCGAGCTGATGGCCCGGCTGGAGGAGCACCTGGGCCTGACCCGGGTGTTCGCCGCCCCCGACGGCTCGTGGCGGGTGCTGGCGGACACCCGGTCCCCGCTCACGGCTTCGCCGTTGCACCGCAGCGTGTGGGTCAAGCCGCTGCCCCGCAAGCGGCTCGTCGCCACCCTGCGGCCGATGCGCCGCTACCTGCAGACGGCGGGCATCGCGGGCAGCGCCACGGACGTCGCCGAACTCGCCCGCACCGCCCTGGCCGCGGGTGTCACCCGTGTCACGCCGGTCGGCTCCATGCTGGAAAGCTACGCGGGTGAGCCCCATGACGGGGTCTACGCCCTGCAGCGCTACAGCCGCCGCGTCGCGGTCCAGGCCGATCCGGTCGCCTTCGCCACCACCGCCTGCCTGGACGACCTGGTGCGGCCCGTGGTGCTGCCGCGTCCCACGGGACCGCTGGTGGGCAAGGAGGACGTACAGGAGCCGGCCCGCCGGCTGGCACGGGCCGATGCCGAGCTCTACTTCCGCAGCGGTGGCAGTACCGGCGCACCGGCGCTGTCGGTCTTCAGCTACGACGACTACGACACGCAGATGCACGCCGCCGCCCGCGGCCTGCTGGCCGCCGGCTACGACCCGGCCTCGGACCGGACCGCCAACCTGTTCTACTGCGGGGCCATGTACGGCAGCTTCATCAGCTTCTTCTCCGTGCTGGAACGGCTCGGCGGCGTGCAGCTGCCGCTGTCGGCGGGCCCCGACCACCGGGCCACGGCGCAGGCGCTGATCGACCACGGGGCCGACACCCTCTTCGGGATGCCCTCCTACCTGTGGCAGCTGCTGCACGCGGAGGAGGACGCGCTGCGCGCGTACGGCGGCCTGCGCAAGGTGTTCTACGGCGGCGAGCACTTCACCGAGGAGCAGCGGCGCACCCTGAAGGACACCTTCGGGATCGAGGTGGTCCACTCGATCACCTACGGCAGCACCGACCTCGGCCCGCTGGGCTACCAGTGCACCGAGAGCTCGGGCGGCGTCCACCACCTGCACGCCGACCTGCACACGATGGAGATCCTGGACCTGGCCGAGGACCGCCCGGTGGTTCCGGGCGAGACGGGCCGGCTGGTCTTCACCACGCATGCCCGGCGCGGCCAGCACCTGGGCCGGTACGTCATAGGCGACCTCGGCCGGGAGGTTCCGGGCCGCTGCCCGTGCGGACGGCACGCGCCGCGCTTCGAGCTGCGGGGGCGCACCGGTGACGTGATGCGGGTGGCGACGTACTTCCTGAACCTCCGGCGCTTCCTGGACCTGGCCGGGGAACAGGGGGGCCACCGGGGCGAGCTGCAGATCCGGCTCGACTCGGCCGGCGCGCGCGAGCGGCTGACCGTACGGGTGGAACGGACCCCGGCGAGCGACCCGGAGCGGCTGCGGGAGGTGTTCCTGGCCGGCTACCCGGAGCTGCGCTCGGCGGTTGCGGAGCGGCTGCTGGATCTGGTGGTCGAAGCGGTGGACGGTGCGTCGCTGGACCGCAGTGCGACCAGCGGCAAGCTCCTCGCCGTGGTGGACGCGCGCCGTTAG
- a CDS encoding acyl-protein synthase translates to MNPHLAPVAVPDPALLPHVQELCDLTDPYAFGPEQDALFAAAMAETNAWHTERSAFFRSLYEATAPAEPYRAPLVHANFFKRHEVLSIPREDVDLHLTSSGTTGQKSQMFFDRWTIRSAQRMVARIFEHNGWITPDQEVNYLLYSYEPAPSLNLGTAFTDNYLCDFAPARSVTYALRNTGGEHEFDPFGCIAALRRFEQEDAPVRILGFPAFLFFTLERMRAMGLPPLRLPEGSLVVLGGGWKGHADRRVEKEELYSRVTEQLGIPGERIRDTFGSVEHCIPYIECDHHRLHAPVWSRVTIRSTRTLEPLPYGERGYLHLVSPYITSVPAQSVVMGDLASLQPGDACGCELQTPWFTVHGRAGVSRNRSCAVAAAELMKGMA, encoded by the coding sequence GTGAACCCCCATCTGGCGCCGGTCGCCGTACCCGACCCGGCCCTGCTGCCGCACGTACAAGAGCTGTGCGACCTGACCGATCCGTACGCCTTCGGACCCGAGCAGGACGCGCTGTTCGCCGCAGCCATGGCGGAGACCAACGCCTGGCACACCGAACGCTCCGCGTTCTTCCGTTCCCTGTACGAGGCCACCGCGCCGGCCGAGCCCTACCGTGCGCCGCTCGTCCACGCGAACTTCTTCAAGCGGCACGAGGTGCTCTCCATCCCCCGCGAGGACGTCGACCTGCACCTGACCTCCTCCGGGACCACTGGCCAGAAGTCCCAGATGTTCTTCGACCGGTGGACCATCCGCTCCGCCCAGCGCATGGTCGCCCGGATCTTCGAGCACAACGGGTGGATCACCCCCGACCAGGAGGTCAACTACCTCCTGTACAGCTACGAGCCGGCCCCCTCGCTGAACCTCGGGACCGCCTTCACCGACAACTACCTGTGCGACTTCGCCCCCGCGCGCAGTGTCACCTACGCGCTGCGCAACACCGGCGGCGAGCACGAGTTCGACCCCTTCGGCTGCATCGCGGCGCTGCGCCGCTTCGAGCAGGAGGACGCCCCGGTCCGCATCCTCGGCTTCCCGGCCTTCCTCTTCTTCACCCTGGAGCGGATGCGGGCCATGGGGCTGCCTCCGCTGCGCCTGCCCGAGGGCTCCCTCGTGGTCCTCGGCGGCGGCTGGAAGGGCCACGCCGACCGGCGCGTCGAGAAGGAGGAGCTGTACTCCCGGGTCACCGAGCAGCTCGGCATTCCCGGTGAGCGGATCCGGGACACCTTCGGGTCGGTCGAGCACTGCATCCCGTACATCGAGTGCGACCACCACCGGCTGCACGCTCCCGTCTGGTCGCGCGTGACGATCCGCTCGACCCGCACCCTCGAACCCCTGCCCTACGGGGAGCGCGGCTACCTGCACCTCGTGTCGCCGTACATCACCTCGGTGCCCGCGCAGAGCGTGGTCATGGGCGACCTCGCCTCGCTCCAGCCGGGCGACGCGTGCGGGTGCGAGCTGCAGACCCCCTGGTTCACCGTCCACGGCCGTGCCGGGGTGAGCCGCAACCGCAGCTGCGCGGTGGCCGCAGCGGAACTGATGAAGGGTATGGCGTGA
- a CDS encoding DNRLRE domain-containing protein, producing MRRSRGLVAALALSLAGTGAGAGLGLAPQAAALTPPVTFTADPLSTWQPDGVVWALAEAGGQVFAGGTFSTVRPPDGGSGSERSAVNFAALDAATGAPTSCELSFTVGSGTATVRALALSPDKTTLYAGGYFGAVNGTPVSSLAAIDVASCTVKQSFRPAFAATVRALAVTGDTVYAGGDFLSVAGQPRQRFAAVGAADGALKPFTANADEPGRAIEVTPDGNHVVLGGDFFTVNGTNTHALAVVDATSGTLTKSYAGFIETNSVVKDIATDATGFYTANEGTGGGVFDGRIALNLSDYGQRWRDTCLGATQAVLPYQNVLYSASHAHDCSSVGEFPDGQRHHLLAQPTTGTGKLGWAPDTNDGIGEGIGPRVMAVGSKAGVQYLWVGGEFTTVNGAAQQSLTRFASTGDTGAPTVPVASAVSFEPDEAQVRWRTSLDLDDSALTYRIYRNGAATPIATVTADSLFFRRPQASWTDTTVTAGQSYTYRVTATDGAGNTSALSATASVTVPTTAEGYPNKVRTDGAALYWRYDESALPFVADSSAGNQSGVHNNAPALRQTPGAVSGASTAIGFNGSNTHVYGDKLQTIGGTYSIETWFRTDTTRGGKLVGFGSRQVGASNHYDKHVYMTNDGRLVFGVYAGATRTITTPAAYNDNQWHHVVATQGPGGMTLYVDGAQKGTLNVTTHENYAGYWRTGGDNLGSWPNRPTSDYWAGRLDETAVYPTVLSAAQVQNHYALATAPADSVVQVPAAEDTYANAGAPATNYGTSGSLAVRGTSFYASYLRFNLPAAPAGTVLKAAALSVKTSTQSGAGTTDTVSVVPVTGSWSEGATTYNNRPALGGPALGTFAGIADGSAVHTTGLNTASVATALGGSYGLALTSTGTDALWLWSSEAQANEGTPQLTLTFGAP from the coding sequence ATGCGTAGATCCCGAGGGCTGGTGGCCGCTCTCGCCCTGTCCCTGGCCGGAACCGGAGCGGGGGCGGGCCTCGGCCTCGCCCCGCAGGCGGCGGCGCTCACCCCGCCCGTCACGTTCACCGCCGACCCGCTGTCCACCTGGCAGCCCGACGGCGTCGTCTGGGCCCTCGCCGAGGCGGGCGGCCAGGTCTTCGCCGGAGGCACCTTCTCCACGGTGCGCCCACCGGACGGAGGATCCGGAAGCGAGCGGTCGGCCGTGAACTTCGCGGCCCTCGACGCCGCGACCGGCGCCCCGACCTCCTGCGAGCTGTCCTTCACCGTGGGCTCCGGCACCGCCACCGTCCGCGCGCTCGCCCTCTCACCGGACAAGACGACCCTGTACGCGGGCGGCTACTTCGGCGCCGTCAACGGCACTCCCGTCTCCAGCCTCGCCGCGATCGACGTGGCGAGCTGCACGGTGAAGCAGAGCTTCCGCCCGGCCTTCGCGGCCACCGTGCGCGCCCTCGCCGTCACCGGCGACACCGTCTACGCGGGCGGCGACTTCCTCAGCGTCGCCGGCCAGCCGCGGCAGCGGTTCGCCGCCGTCGGCGCGGCCGACGGAGCGCTGAAGCCCTTCACCGCCAACGCCGACGAGCCCGGCCGCGCCATCGAGGTCACCCCCGACGGCAACCACGTGGTCCTCGGCGGCGACTTCTTCACCGTCAACGGCACCAACACCCACGCACTGGCCGTCGTCGACGCGACGAGCGGCACGCTCACCAAGTCCTACGCCGGTTTCATCGAGACCAACTCCGTGGTCAAGGACATCGCGACCGATGCCACCGGCTTCTACACCGCCAACGAGGGCACGGGCGGCGGCGTCTTCGACGGCCGGATCGCGCTCAACCTCAGCGACTACGGCCAGCGCTGGCGCGACACCTGCCTCGGCGCCACCCAGGCCGTGCTGCCGTACCAGAACGTGCTCTACAGCGCCTCGCACGCACACGACTGCTCCAGCGTCGGCGAGTTCCCCGACGGCCAGCGCCACCACCTGCTCGCCCAGCCCACCACCGGCACCGGCAAGCTCGGCTGGGCCCCCGACACCAACGACGGCATCGGCGAGGGCATCGGACCGCGCGTGATGGCGGTCGGCTCCAAGGCAGGCGTCCAGTACCTCTGGGTCGGCGGCGAGTTCACCACCGTCAACGGCGCGGCGCAGCAGAGCCTGACGCGCTTCGCCTCCACCGGCGACACCGGCGCGCCCACCGTGCCCGTGGCGAGCGCGGTCAGCTTCGAACCGGACGAGGCCCAGGTGCGCTGGCGTACCAGCCTCGACCTCGACGACAGCGCGCTGACCTACCGGATCTACCGGAACGGCGCGGCCACGCCGATCGCCACGGTCACCGCCGACTCGCTGTTCTTCCGGCGGCCGCAGGCCTCCTGGACCGACACCACCGTGACGGCGGGCCAGTCGTACACCTACCGCGTGACGGCCACCGACGGGGCGGGCAACACCAGCGCCCTGTCCGCTACGGCGAGCGTGACCGTCCCGACCACGGCGGAGGGCTACCCGAACAAGGTCCGCACCGACGGGGCCGCGCTGTACTGGCGCTATGACGAATCGGCCCTGCCCTTCGTCGCCGACTCCTCCGCGGGCAACCAGAGCGGCGTCCACAACAACGCCCCCGCCCTGCGGCAGACGCCCGGCGCGGTCTCCGGCGCGAGCACCGCGATCGGCTTCAACGGCTCGAACACCCACGTGTACGGGGACAAGCTGCAGACGATCGGCGGCACCTACAGCATCGAGACCTGGTTCCGCACCGACACCACCCGCGGCGGCAAGCTCGTCGGCTTCGGGAGCCGCCAGGTCGGCGCCAGCAACCACTACGACAAGCACGTCTACATGACCAACGACGGACGGCTGGTCTTCGGCGTCTACGCCGGAGCCACCCGCACGATCACCACCCCGGCCGCCTACAACGACAACCAATGGCACCATGTCGTCGCCACCCAGGGCCCGGGCGGAATGACCCTCTACGTGGACGGCGCGCAGAAGGGCACGCTGAACGTCACCACCCACGAGAACTACGCCGGATACTGGCGCACCGGCGGCGACAACCTGGGCTCCTGGCCGAACCGCCCGACCAGCGACTACTGGGCGGGCCGGCTCGACGAGACCGCCGTCTACCCGACGGTGCTCAGCGCGGCGCAGGTGCAGAACCACTACGCCCTCGCCACCGCCCCGGCCGACTCGGTGGTCCAGGTGCCCGCCGCGGAGGACACCTACGCCAACGCGGGGGCGCCCGCCACCAACTACGGCACCTCGGGATCGCTCGCCGTGCGCGGCACCTCGTTCTACGCGAGCTACCTGCGCTTCAACCTGCCCGCCGCGCCCGCGGGCACGGTACTGAAGGCGGCCGCGCTCAGCGTGAAGACGAGCACGCAGAGCGGCGCCGGCACCACGGACACCGTCTCGGTCGTCCCGGTCACCGGCTCGTGGAGCGAGGGCGCGACCACGTACAACAACCGGCCCGCGCTGGGTGGTCCGGCGCTCGGCACCTTCGCCGGGATCGCGGACGGTTCGGCCGTGCACACCACCGGGCTGAACACCGCGAGCGTCGCGACGGCCCTCGGCGGCAGCTACGGCCTCGCGCTCACCAGCACCGGTACGGACGCCCTGTGGCTGTGGTCCTCCGAGGCACAGGCGAACGAGGGGACGCCGCAGCTGACGCTCACCTTCGGCGCACCGTGA